CCGTCGCTGACGATGGGGCGCTCGATGCCGGAGGGGCCGAGGTTGCCGACGGGGAGGAGGCCGATGTGGCGGACTTTCCGCAGTTCGTGGAAGAGGGCGGGGGAGTAGTGGTTGTCGTCGTCGCCGTTGTAGATGATGCCGTGGAGCTGGTTGGCGAGGATGTGCAGGAGGGCGGAGTCGCGTTGGGGGTTGCCTTTGTCGCGGGTGGGGCCGACGGCCCAGTAGGTGTGGTCGATTCCGGTTTCGAGGAGGAAGGCGGTGACTTCGGGGTCGGTGTGGGCGGCGTCTTCGACGAGGAGCCATTTCAGTGGGGCGGCGTCGCGGAGGACGGCGGCGAAGCGGCGGAGGTAGGGGATGCGCTCGGGGCGTTTCCAGGTGGGGGTGATGATGATGAGCGGGTTGTTTTCCATGGTGGGTTCAGTGGTTGGTTGTTTTTTGGAGGGAGGGCTTGAGGAGGTCTTTCCTGTCGGCGGGGGAGAGGTGGTGGCGGAGGAGGGTGACGGCCTGGGCGACGGCCATCCACATGTCGAGGTAGCTGTAGGTGGCGAGCCTGCCGAGGAAGAGGGTGTGGGGGAGGTTCCGCGCGAGGGCCTTGTAGCGGGCGTGGATTTCCATGCCGTCGCCGAAGGGCATGGGGTAGAAGGGTTCGTTGGTGTCGTCGTGGGCGAGCGGGTATTCGCGGGTGACGACGGTTTCGGCGGGGTTTTCATCGAGGAACCAGGCGTGGTCGTAGGTGCGGGTCCAGGGGAGGGTGTTGCATTGGTTGATGACGGCGTGTGGCTGGCGTGTGGCGCTGCGGGTGTGTTCGAAGCGGAGGCTGCGGTAGGGGAGGCGGCCGTGGCGGTGGCGGAAGTAGGAGTCGATCTTGCCGGTGTAGATGTGGAGGTCGGCGCGGGCGGCGGCTTCCATGGAGAGGCCTTCGGGGACGCCGAGGTGGACGGGGATGCCTTCGAGCATGCGGGTGAACATGGCGGTGAATCCATCGGCGGGCTGGCCCTGGTGGCGGTCGGTGAAGTAGCGGGTGTCGTGGTTGTCGCGGCGGAGGGGGACGCGGTTGCGGATGGCGTCGGGGAGTTCCGCGAAGGGGATGCCCCATTGTTTTTCGGAGTAGTCGCGGAAGATGAGGTCGCGGATGCCGGAGTCCGTGAGGTCGCGCCCGGCGGCGTCGGCGGAGGCGAGGGACCACGGGATGGGGATCCGGCCGAGGGCGGTGTCCGCGACGACCCTGACCTG
The DNA window shown above is from Luteolibacter yonseiensis and carries:
- a CDS encoding UDP-galactopyranose mutase, producing the protein MKVIITGAGLSGTVAAVLLKRAGHRVEIYETRPHIAGNCHDGKTGGVTVHTYGPHLFHTNNTMVWNFLSRFTAWNGYQVRVVADTALGRIPIPWSLASADAAGRDLTDSGIRDLIFRDYSEKQWGIPFAELPDAIRNRVPLRRDNHDTRYFTDRHQGQPADGFTAMFTRMLEGIPVHLGVPEGLSMEAAARADLHIYTGKIDSYFRHRHGRLPYRSLRFEHTRSATRQPHAVINQCNTLPWTRTYDHAWFLDENPAETVVTREYPLAHDDTNEPFYPMPFGDGMEIHARYKALARNLPHTLFLGRLATYSYLDMWMAVAQAVTLLRHHLSPADRKDLLKPSLQKTTNH